Proteins co-encoded in one Candidatus Zixiibacteriota bacterium genomic window:
- the grpE gene encoding nucleotide exchange factor GrpE, whose product MDQDRTTDSDLTEKTVSAPNADEGVQKTAEAEAVSAEKTPEDIEREYQGKIKELEDRYLRLAAEFDNYKKRTVRQFEDIIRGANEELIIRVLEIVDDFDRARAAGEQAADCKSLQSGMELIYQHLDEIMKKEGVERIISLGKKFDPDYHDAMMQIESEEYPSGRVAMEMAAGYKLKGKVIRHARVAVSRGRATADEKNEA is encoded by the coding sequence ATGGATCAAGATAGAACGACAGATAGTGATTTAACAGAAAAAACGGTTTCCGCGCCGAATGCCGATGAGGGAGTGCAGAAAACCGCTGAGGCGGAGGCGGTTTCGGCAGAGAAGACCCCGGAGGATATTGAAAGGGAATATCAGGGGAAGATAAAAGAGCTTGAGGATCGTTATTTGCGGCTGGCGGCGGAATTTGACAATTATAAAAAGCGGACGGTCCGCCAGTTTGAGGATATTATCAGGGGGGCCAATGAAGAGTTGATTATCCGAGTACTGGAAATTGTTGATGATTTTGATCGGGCCAGGGCGGCGGGGGAACAGGCAGCCGACTGCAAATCGTTGCAATCGGGGATGGAACTGATTTATCAGCATCTGGATGAGATTATGAAAAAAGAAGGAGTGGAACGGATAATTTCTCTGGGGAAGAAATTTGATCCCGATTATCATGACGCCATGATGCAGATTGAGTCGGAGGAGTACCCCTCGGGCAGGGTGGCCATGGAGATGGCGGCCGGTTATAAACTCAAGGGAAAAGTGATTCGTCATGCCCGGG